Proteins co-encoded in one Verrucomicrobiia bacterium genomic window:
- a CDS encoding alpha/beta hydrolase fold domain-containing protein, which translates to MKSAPNLCKAPVPLIAALAFVLAPAPGGAQPAGPLPAPLGLPKPGPTNDAPYALQPIVQGGVVVPLYSPGSHYLNAERVREAEFYRMSQAVPGRISWITNIHNPSIEVHTVEGGINTGAAVILAAGGGHRTLNVGTEGADFVPYFFNYGVNTVILRNRLRADGYDAKVDAVRDALQAIRLVRANAGAWGIDPNKIGIMGFSAGAELASPAAILFDEFDRTNNVAGDPLAGVSSRPDFVGIIYPGPTPFARGATPDIPRNTPPAFITCAGAGDRVHAIWANEYFAAMLDAGIPNVEMHIYGNGRHPGDPLPDGSRMSGGLSDRNGIPFGTWQHRFVDWFRDLGFLQKSGIETRAAREIAAFVTQPEPRRRQRVGESDGARTHRPPGD; encoded by the coding sequence ATGAAATCCGCCCCCAATCTCTGCAAGGCACCTGTCCCGCTAATCGCAGCCCTGGCATTCGTCCTCGCTCCCGCGCCGGGAGGCGCGCAGCCAGCCGGCCCATTGCCGGCACCGCTCGGCCTGCCGAAACCGGGGCCGACCAATGACGCCCCCTACGCGCTGCAACCCATTGTCCAGGGCGGTGTGGTGGTGCCGCTTTATTCGCCCGGCTCCCATTACCTCAACGCGGAACGCGTGCGAGAAGCGGAGTTCTACCGGATGAGCCAGGCGGTGCCGGGACGCATCAGTTGGATCACCAACATCCACAATCCATCCATTGAGGTGCATACCGTCGAGGGCGGGATCAACACCGGTGCCGCCGTCATCCTGGCGGCGGGTGGCGGCCACCGGACACTGAACGTGGGCACGGAGGGTGCGGACTTCGTCCCGTACTTCTTCAACTACGGGGTCAACACGGTCATCCTGCGCAACCGCCTCCGGGCCGACGGCTACGACGCGAAGGTGGATGCAGTCCGGGACGCGCTCCAGGCCATCCGCCTCGTCCGCGCGAACGCCGGAGCGTGGGGCATTGACCCGAATAAGATCGGCATCATGGGCTTCTCCGCGGGCGCGGAACTGGCGTCCCCTGCGGCCATTCTGTTTGACGAGTTCGACCGGACCAACAACGTCGCGGGTGATCCGCTGGCCGGGGTTTCGTCGCGGCCGGATTTCGTGGGCATCATCTATCCTGGCCCGACGCCGTTCGCCCGGGGAGCGACGCCGGACATTCCGCGCAATACGCCCCCGGCGTTCATCACCTGCGCTGGAGCGGGCGACCGGGTTCACGCGATCTGGGCGAACGAGTATTTCGCCGCGATGCTCGACGCGGGCATCCCGAACGTGGAGATGCACATTTACGGCAATGGGCGTCATCCCGGCGACCCGCTTCCGGATGGCAGCCGCATGAGCGGCGGCCTGTCGGACCGCAACGGGATTCCGTTTGGGACGTGGCAGCACCGGTTTGTGGACTGGTTTCGCGATCTGGGCTTTCTCCAGAAGTCCGGAATCGAAACCAGGGCCGCCCGGGAGATCGCCGCATTCGTCACCCAGCCCGAGCCGCGACGCCGGCAGCGTGTCGGCGAATCAGACGGTGCCCGCACCCATCGTCCGCCTGGCGATTGA
- a CDS encoding PQQ-binding-like beta-propeller repeat protein: protein MPVSAQEWPEWRGPTAQGHARTAGLPVRWGESSNVVWKTPVPGRGWSSPVLEGGEIWLTTAIERAARPEDAERRAKASSNRQPLTVLDHLELRAIALDRNTGRLKHDVLLLTENEPQLIHELNSYASPSPVLEDGRLYCHFGTFGTACVDTRTTRVLWTNTSLRIQHENGPGSSPVVWQDRLVVHLDGSDSQSIAALDTRTGQTVWRTARSGALRENPQTRKSYATPLLLEVAGRVQLFSAGADWLFGYDPQDGRELWKLGFGAPGYSLSSRPVAGGGRFFTSTGFDEPALLAVGYAAGRDPEILWRYSRGVPTMSSLLLVGKELYFVSDSGGILTCLDAASGREHYRERLGGNHSASPILADGRIYLPSREGITSVITPGVSFELIAQNQLDGRIMASPAAVDGALFVRTDTAMYRIGQASP, encoded by the coding sequence ATGCCTGTCTCGGCACAGGAGTGGCCGGAATGGCGTGGTCCGACGGCTCAAGGCCACGCCCGAACCGCCGGCCTGCCGGTACGCTGGGGGGAGTCCAGCAACGTGGTCTGGAAGACGCCGGTGCCGGGACGGGGGTGGTCCTCACCCGTCCTTGAAGGCGGTGAGATCTGGCTCACCACGGCCATCGAGCGTGCGGCCCGTCCGGAGGACGCCGAGCGCCGGGCGAAGGCCAGCAGCAACCGTCAGCCCCTGACGGTCCTGGACCACCTGGAGCTGCGGGCGATCGCACTGGACCGGAACACGGGCCGCCTGAAGCACGATGTGCTGCTCCTGACCGAGAATGAGCCCCAATTGATTCACGAGCTGAACAGCTACGCCTCACCCTCTCCGGTGCTTGAGGATGGCCGGCTGTATTGTCACTTCGGGACGTTCGGGACGGCCTGTGTGGACACCCGCACCACCCGCGTGCTGTGGACCAACACCTCGTTGCGGATCCAACACGAAAACGGGCCGGGAAGTTCGCCGGTGGTCTGGCAGGATCGGCTTGTCGTTCACCTCGATGGCAGCGATTCCCAATCCATCGCGGCGTTGGACACACGGACCGGTCAAACGGTTTGGCGGACGGCCCGTTCCGGGGCACTGCGTGAGAATCCGCAGACGCGAAAATCCTACGCGACACCGCTCCTCCTCGAGGTGGCGGGCCGGGTGCAGCTCTTCTCGGCGGGTGCGGACTGGCTCTTCGGATACGATCCCCAGGACGGCCGCGAGCTGTGGAAGCTGGGTTTTGGCGCTCCAGGATACTCGCTGTCCTCCCGGCCGGTCGCCGGTGGCGGACGGTTCTTCACCAGCACTGGCTTCGACGAGCCGGCACTTCTGGCCGTCGGCTATGCGGCGGGGCGGGATCCGGAGATCCTGTGGCGGTATTCCCGGGGTGTTCCGACGATGTCCTCCTTGTTGCTGGTCGGGAAGGAGCTGTATTTCGTGAGCGACTCTGGGGGGATCCTGACCTGCCTGGATGCCGCCTCCGGCAGGGAGCACTACCGCGAGCGGCTGGGGGGAAACCACAGCGCCTCACCCATCCTGGCGGACGGCAGAATCTACCTGCCCAGCCGGGAAGGAATCACCTCGGTGATCACACCAGGCGTCTCCTTCGAGCTGATCGCCCAAAACCAGCTGGACGGCCGGATCATGGCGTCGCCGGCGGCCGTCGACGGAGCGCTCTTTGTTCGAACCGACACGGCCATGTATCGCATCGGGCAGGCTTCCCCCTGA
- a CDS encoding oligopeptide transporter, OPT family has protein sequence MAAAPKVPFRPYIPDQTSLREFTVRSLIVGTLLGVVFGASSLYLTLKVGLTVSASIPVAVISIALFKVWSRLGGRDATILEHNIAQTAGSAGESIAFGVGVTMPAILILGFDLEISRVLLVGVLGGLLGILMMIPLRRALIVQQHGLLKYPEGTACAEVLKAGAGHESREAADPAHVSRGEGHRIDARTILAGFAIGLLYKTANVAFKLWKDVPERVFGAPLRGGSVGVEVSPEMVGVGYIIGPRIGGIMAAGGFLSYLVLIPLIKFFGEDLGEVLAPGTRLISEMSPNEVRGAYILYVGAGAVAAGGLISLLRSLPTIWHGIKLGVLDLAAARRNGSVGTRRTAQDLPLKWVGIGIVALLTAITLAPPLHMNLLGAALIVFLGFLFVTVSSRLTGEIGSSSNPVSGMTIATLLVTCLAFLAVGWTGKAYYVTALSVGAIVCIACSNGGTTSQDLKTGYLVGGTPRRQQIAILLGALVSALALGPILLGLNRSAITYVDAMEVAPSLRVPAERLPSLPRERRTGPQASNDLQEYFVWQDMTTGSARKFLVDASGTPVWLVDPGINGTYTERPDGSAVRKFDAPKAVLVSYIIKGILDRQLPWELVILGVMIALTLELAGINSLAFAVGVYLPVSVSLGIFAGGAIRWWVDRRERPRLVNAGLGPEEIAAESDRSPGVLMASGYIAGGSIAGIVIAFMAGVLENADRAITSWSAQHNPFLSGPYANLLSLLPFAAILAMLALSARRRGRGGASGVA, from the coding sequence ATGGCCGCCGCCCCGAAAGTCCCGTTCCGACCCTACATCCCGGACCAGACGTCGTTGCGGGAGTTCACGGTCCGTTCTCTGATCGTGGGAACGCTCCTGGGCGTGGTCTTTGGGGCGTCCTCCCTGTATCTCACCCTCAAGGTCGGACTGACGGTGAGCGCCAGCATCCCCGTCGCGGTCATCTCAATTGCGCTCTTCAAGGTATGGTCCCGCCTGGGAGGGCGCGATGCCACCATCCTGGAGCACAATATCGCCCAGACCGCGGGATCCGCTGGTGAATCCATCGCCTTCGGCGTCGGCGTGACGATGCCGGCCATCCTGATCCTGGGATTTGATCTGGAGATCAGTCGCGTACTGCTGGTGGGGGTGCTGGGCGGATTGCTGGGCATCCTGATGATGATCCCGCTGCGCCGGGCCCTCATCGTGCAGCAGCACGGACTGTTGAAGTATCCCGAGGGAACGGCGTGCGCGGAGGTTCTGAAGGCCGGTGCCGGACACGAGTCGCGCGAGGCGGCGGATCCGGCCCATGTCAGCCGAGGGGAGGGACACCGGATTGACGCCCGCACGATCCTGGCGGGATTCGCGATCGGTCTGCTCTACAAGACGGCGAATGTGGCGTTCAAACTGTGGAAGGATGTCCCCGAACGTGTGTTTGGCGCCCCGTTGCGCGGCGGGTCCGTCGGCGTGGAAGTCTCCCCGGAAATGGTGGGTGTCGGCTACATCATCGGACCGCGCATCGGTGGCATCATGGCGGCGGGCGGTTTCCTCAGCTACCTGGTGCTCATTCCACTGATCAAGTTTTTCGGGGAGGATCTGGGCGAGGTGCTCGCTCCGGGGACCCGGTTGATCAGCGAGATGTCCCCCAACGAGGTCCGTGGCGCCTACATCCTCTACGTCGGGGCCGGGGCCGTGGCGGCCGGTGGCCTGATCAGCCTGCTGCGCTCCCTGCCCACCATCTGGCACGGAATCAAGCTCGGGGTGCTTGACCTGGCGGCCGCCCGCCGCAACGGAAGCGTGGGCACCCGGCGCACGGCTCAGGATTTGCCGCTCAAGTGGGTGGGCATTGGCATCGTGGCCCTGCTCACGGCGATCACCCTCGCGCCCCCCCTGCACATGAACCTTCTGGGGGCGGCCCTCATCGTCTTTCTGGGCTTCCTCTTCGTCACCGTCTCCTCGCGTTTGACCGGTGAGATCGGGTCCTCGTCCAATCCGGTGTCCGGCATGACGATCGCCACCCTCCTGGTCACCTGCCTGGCCTTCCTGGCGGTGGGCTGGACCGGCAAGGCGTACTACGTTACCGCACTGTCCGTGGGGGCGATCGTCTGCATCGCCTGTTCCAACGGCGGCACGACCTCTCAGGATCTCAAGACCGGCTACCTGGTGGGCGGGACCCCGCGGCGTCAGCAGATCGCCATCCTCCTCGGAGCCCTGGTGTCTGCTCTGGCCCTGGGGCCGATCCTGCTCGGGCTCAACCGCAGCGCGATCACCTACGTGGACGCCATGGAGGTGGCTCCGTCGCTGCGGGTGCCGGCAGAACGGCTGCCGTCGCTTCCGAGGGAGCGACGGACCGGTCCCCAGGCGTCCAACGACCTGCAGGAGTATTTCGTCTGGCAGGACATGACCACCGGATCGGCCCGGAAGTTCCTTGTGGACGCCAGCGGAACTCCGGTCTGGCTGGTGGATCCGGGAATCAACGGAACGTACACGGAACGCCCCGACGGCTCGGCGGTGCGCAAGTTCGACGCACCCAAGGCGGTCCTCGTGAGCTACATCATCAAGGGTATCCTGGACCGCCAGCTGCCTTGGGAACTCGTGATCCTCGGGGTCATGATCGCCCTGACGCTGGAACTTGCGGGAATCAATTCCCTGGCCTTTGCCGTCGGGGTATATCTGCCGGTGTCGGTGTCCCTCGGCATCTTCGCCGGAGGCGCGATCCGGTGGTGGGTGGACCGGCGGGAGCGTCCGCGTCTGGTCAATGCCGGCCTGGGGCCGGAGGAGATCGCCGCCGAGAGTGACCGCTCGCCCGGGGTGCTGATGGCTTCCGGGTACATCGCCGGAGGCAGCATTGCCGGCATCGTCATCGCGTTCATGGCCGGCGTCCTGGAGAACGCCGACCGGGCCATCACCTCCTGGTCGGCGCAGCACAATCCCTTCCTGTCCGGGCCGTACGCCAATTTGCTCTCGCTGCTGCCCTTCGCTGCGATCCTGGCAATGCTGGCCCTTTCGGCCAGGCGACGGGGTCGGGGAGGGGCCTCCGGGGTGGCGTGA
- a CDS encoding DUF554 family protein, whose translation MSGVVLNAASLLVAALWGAGLGGTLSARRQHQVRLLLTVLTVLTGLAIMVSVLPMRPAGAAWLLVMGIAGLGLGSLIGHLFGFQRRLSALLAWASAGRSPAGTGFPAEAVIFAVNPLGLAGSVLAGWTGDWRLLALKSLLDALAAHGMAAAGSRTVALAAIPLLALQGTLAVAATAASRRFPDPALGAALAIAAGLILLTAVPVVLGVRRVPLANYLPSLALTPLLAMIWR comes from the coding sequence GTGTCCGGGGTCGTACTCAACGCAGCGTCGCTGCTGGTCGCGGCGCTGTGGGGTGCCGGGTTGGGCGGCACCCTGTCCGCCCGCCGCCAGCATCAGGTGAGGCTCCTGCTCACCGTCCTGACCGTCCTGACCGGACTGGCCATCATGGTTTCCGTCCTCCCCATGCGACCCGCGGGAGCGGCATGGCTTCTGGTCATGGGGATTGCCGGACTCGGCCTCGGCAGCTTGATCGGGCACCTGTTCGGATTCCAACGCCGCCTGTCCGCACTGCTCGCATGGGCCAGCGCCGGACGTTCGCCTGCGGGCACGGGCTTTCCCGCCGAGGCGGTGATCTTCGCGGTCAATCCCCTGGGCCTGGCCGGGTCCGTTCTCGCCGGCTGGACCGGCGACTGGCGCCTGCTGGCCCTGAAAAGCCTGCTCGATGCGCTCGCTGCCCATGGCATGGCCGCCGCAGGCAGCCGGACCGTGGCCCTCGCCGCAATCCCGCTGCTGGCACTGCAGGGGACGCTGGCCGTGGCCGCAACGGCCGCGAGCCGCAGATTTCCCGACCCGGCCCTCGGCGCCGCCCTCGCGATCGCCGCCGGTCTGATTCTCCTCACAGCCGTCCCCGTGGTCCTGGGGGTCCGACGGGTCCCGCTTGCCAACTACCTGCCGTCCCTCGCGCTGACGCCGCTCCTCGCCATGATCTGGCGATGA